Genomic DNA from Peribacillus simplex NBRC 15720 = DSM 1321:
ACGGCCAGGTGTTTTTAAATCCATGATCTTGATGACAAAATAGAAAATCACGAAGTAAACTGCCGCGTATACTAAGCCAATCGGTATTAACCATAGCGGTTTTTGCGCAATACCAAAGTTCAAGAAATAATCAATGGCTCCTGCGGAGAATCCAAAACCATGATGGATATCCAATATAACAGCAAGTGCCAGAGAGACCCCGGTTAACAGGGCATGTATTACATATAACACCGGTGCGATGAACATGAACAGAAATTCAATCGGTTCAGTGATTCCTGTAAGGAAAGAAGTGAAAGCTAACCCAACAAGCATCCCCGTCACCAATTTACGTTTCTCTTTCTTAGCAGCTGCAATCATCGCTAATGCCGCAGCTGGAAGACCGAACATCATGATCGGGAAAAAGCCGGTCATGAAGGGCCCAGCAGTCGGGTCCCCTGCGAAGAAACGATTTATATCACCTGTCGCTCCATTGTACTCACCAAAGACGAACCAAACCATACTATTCAAGACATGATGCAGTCCTACTGGAAGCAATAAGCGATTCAATACGCCGAATACGCCGGCACCCAATGCCCCTGCACCTGTAATCCAGTCTCCAACACTATTGATTACATCTTGAATCGGCGGCCAAACAAATCCGAATATTGCCGCAAGTATAATCATCGCAAGCGAAGTGATGATCGGGACGAATCGTTTCCCTGAAAAGAATCCAAGCCATTCAGGGAGTCTTATCTCGGAGTATCTATTATATAGAAGAGCGGCAACTATACCGGATATAATACCGCCTAAAACAGCCATGTTGATATCTTTATTAATCGCTTGTGTACCATTCGTTAAAACAAAGTAACCAACAAGACCTGCCAATGCCGCAGCACCGCTTCCATCTTTGGATAATCCAATCGCTATACCTAAAGCGAACAATATGGCAAGATTATCAAAAATAGCTTGTCCCGAGGCAGCCATAAATGGAATATTAAGTAAATCTGGTTGCCCTAAACGAAGCAATAAAGCCGCTGCTGGCAAAACAGCAATCGGTAACATTAAAGCCTTACCAATCTTTTGTAAAAAATTTAACATCGAACTCATCTCCCTTGTTCCTAACTTCTTTTGATTCAGCAGAACGAAAAGACGTATAAAGCGTTTTCATTTTATCAATATAATAACTTTTCTTTGGCTTATACTAGCACAGAAAATATATAGATGTCTATACCAATTTACTTAAAAATATACTATATTCTTCGAAAATGAAGCAAAAAAAGCTTTTTTATTCCTGATACGCCTCAACTGGTCTAGACAACTTTTGATAAAAACGATAAAATGAGGGCAAAATATATGAGACCATTTCATGACTCATTCATTAAGTTTTACTTTCATAAAGGAGATTATGTATGAAAACATTCATTATTAATAATCTAATAGTTCATGGCGAAAAGGAAACATACAAAAATGGGTATATTAAAGTCGTGGATGGAAAAATTGCCGAAGTTGGTCCAGTCAGCCAATACAAACAGGATGATGATGCCAAGGTAATTACTCTTTCACCGGATTATCAGGTAATTCCCGGTGCCATCGACATTCATATTCATGGAGCATCCAATTCCGATGCAATGGATGCCACACATGAAGCATTATCCACAATGGCAGAGACTCTTCCCAAGGAAGGAACCACCAGCTTTCTGGCCACTACAATGACTCAATCTACCGAAGCCATTGAATCAGCACTTCTTAATGCTGGTAAATATATCGAAAATCAAACTCAAGAACACGCTGAAATAGTTGGGATCCATTTAGAAGGTCCTTTCATTTCACCTGCCCGTAAAGGAGCACAGCCTGAGGAGTATATCATTGATCCTGATGTCACTCTATTTAAAAGGTGGCAGGAAATGGCCGAAAATCAAATCAAGCTAGTAACGCTTGCTCCTGAACAACCAAATGGATTAGACCTTGCCGCTCACTTAAGGGGAACTGGCGTTGTCGCCTCTATTGGACATTCAGATGCAACATATGACCAAATAGATGAAGCTATCCAGGCAGGAACTACCCACGTTACACATCTTTATAATGGGATGCGTGGACTCCATCACCGCGAACCTGGTGTTTTGGGGGCTGCTTATCTTCGAGACGAGCTATATGTTGAACTTATTTCCGACGGCATTCACTGCAGATCGGAAATGGTGAAGCTGGCATATAACCAGATTACCAGTGAACGCATGATCTTGATAACGGACTCGCTTCGTGCCAAATGGCTTGAAAAGGGAACCTATGATTTAGGTGGTCAGCCTGTGTATGTAAACGAAACGAAAGCAACGCTTTCAAACGGTACTCTAGCAGGCAGTATATTGAAAATGAATGATGCCATCAAGAACACACTGGAATATACCGATTGTTCCATGACTGACATTATAAAAATGACGGCAGAAAACCCTGCCAAACAGCTTCGGATTTTTGACAGAAAAGGAAGCATCCAGGTCGGAAAAGACGCCGATCTTGTAATATTGAATGACCGCTTGGACGTTGAAATGACGTTCTGCAGAGGAAATTTAGCTTTTAAAAAGGAGAATGTATAATGAAAATCATACAAGTGCAGGACTACATGGAAATGAGCCGGACAGCTGCAGAAATAGTGACCGGAAAAGTCAAAGCAAATCCAAATATCAAATTGGGCCTTGCAACAGGCGGTACCCCTAAAGGAATGTACGATAATTTGATTGAAGATCACGTGCGTAATCATACTTCTTATGAAAATGTAACGTCTTTTAATCTTGATGAGTATATCGGATTAAAACCAAATGATCCAAACAGTTACCATTATTATATGGATGACTCCTTATTCACTCACATCAATATAAATAAGGAGCGCACTCACCTACCAAATGGCACAGCCGATGACACCAACGGAGAATGTAAACGGTATGACGAAATGATTGATTCCGTGGGAGGGATCGATCTTCAGATACTTGGTATTGGGCAAAATGGCCATATTGGTTTTAATGAACCTGGAACTTCATTCACATCCGGTACACATGTCGTGACACTTGAAGATTCAACGCGCCAAGCGAATGCACGTTATTTCGATTCCATTGACGAAGTTCCTACACATGCCGTTACGATGGGCATTTCAACAATCATGAAAAGCAAAGAAATTCTGCTGCTTATATCTGGTGAAGAAAAAGCCGAAACCTTGAAGAAATTGATACACGGTGACATTTCCGAGGAATTCCCTGCATCTATCCTTAAAAAACATAATAGTGTTACAATTATCGCAGACCAAAAAGCGTTATCCGGAGTGATAATACCCTAAAAGGAGCGAAAGTCGATGATTGATAAAAACTCACCTCTTCCGATTTATTTTCAAATCGAAGAACAAATAAAAAGACAAATAGAAAACGGTGAGTTCCATGCGCACGATGCCCTTCCATCTGAACGTGAATATGCCGAGCAATTCGAAATTAGCAGGATGACCGTCCGGCAAGCCATAAATAATTTGGTGAATGACGGATACCTATACCGTCAAAAAGGAAGGGGAACCTTTGTTGCCGATAAGAAGTTGGAGCAGCAGCTCAATGGGTTGACCAGTTTTACCGAGGACATGAAAGCCCGGGGATTAAACCCAAGCAGTAAGCTGCTGAGCTTTGAAATCATTCCGGCTGATAAGAAAATTGCCAGTGAATTGAACATTTCCATTTATGCTCCCGTTTATGAAATAAAACGCATTCGGTTGGCTGATGATGTTCCAATGGCGCTCGAGACCGTGTACATGTCTGCCAATTTAATTAAAGGATTAACGGAAGAAATCATAAACCTTTCTCTTTACCAATATGTGGAGAATTACGTTAAACTTAAAATAGACTATGCTACACAAACGTTGGAATCATCGATTGCATCTGAATTAGAAGTCACCCATTTAGCGATTCCAAAGCACTCCCCCATACTATTCATTCAAAGGCATACGTTCCTAATAGATGGAACTCCCCTTGAATATGTTAAATCGGCTTATCGTGCGGACAGGTATAAGTTCACTATCACTATAAGCAGATAAAATTGAATATTTTCATCACTATAGTCTTTTAATTGCCAAGGTAATCGGAGGGTGTCACATATATGAACTCATACTTTGAAGAAGTGCAGGCTTTACTCACAATTGTGGGAGAACAGGAAAAGCAATCAATTAAGGAATCTGTGGAACATATCTCAAAAGCAGTGATGTCAGATGGAATCATCCATCTATTCGGCAGCGGACACTCTCATATTTTGACAGAAGAGGTATTCTACAGGGCAGGTGGGTTAGCCGCAATTCGTCCTATTTTCGTTGAAGATTTGATGCTTTTTAAGGGAGCTTCAAGGTCTTCCCAACTCGAACGGCAAAATGACCTATCAGAGAAATTCATGCATGATGAGGATATCCGTCCTGGTGATGTCTGTATCGTCATTTCATCATCCGGCGTAAATCCCGTTCCCATAGATGTCGCCACTATCGCAAAAGAAAAAGGAGCCTTTGTCATTGGACTAACATCACCGGAGTATGCAAAAAGTTGTCCTTCACGGCATAAACAGAAGCATTATCTCCACGATGTCGTTGATTTGGTCATAGACAATCATATTTCCAAAGGTGACACATTACTGAAATCAAATAATATATCTTTTGGTTCTGGATCGACCGTGATCGGGGCCGTTCTCCTCAATATGATTTTCACGCAAGTCATCCAAACGATTATTGAATCAGGGAAGACCCCTCCCGTATTCCTAAGCAGTAATATCGAAGGGGCAGATGAACACAATCAAAAGATCATCGCGAAATATAAAACAAGAATCCCCCAATTATGAATCGGTTTAGCCACAAAGGAATACATAAGCTTTTATGTTCCTCATAAAGCAGTCACGATAAATATTAAAGAAGGCATCCATGCGGATGCCTTCTTTAATTTAAGGGGTACTCCCCTTTATTCCTTATTTTTTAAAAACGGCCACCAATTCGCGTTTCCAAACGTCGCAACCATCACCGGAATAAACAATGGCAATATGACAAACGCATATAAAGCAAGCCCCACCAATATTAAAGTGGCTATTTCCAAGAGCGATAGAACTCCTGCTGGCATCATGGCAGCAAAGGTTCCGCCCAGAATGACAGCCGCCGAGATGATCACCGTTCCCATTTTTCTCATGGACAAGTACATCGCTTCCTTGACCGGTTTATCTTTCCACTCGGTAAAGCGATCCATCAAGAAAATGCTATAGTCTATGCCAAGAGCAATCAAGATGACGAAAGCAAAGAAAGGAACTGCCCAGCCGATGCCGGCATAACCGAGAATATTAACAAAAATCAACTCTGTAATGGCTGCCGCTGTATAATAAGTCAAAACGAGCGACACAATCAAATAGACTGGCATGACCAGAGATCGCAGCATGAAAAAGAGAATGATTGCGATACCCGACAGCATCAAAACGACCGTCCGTGAGAAATCCTCTTCTGACATCGTG
This window encodes:
- the nagA gene encoding N-acetylglucosamine-6-phosphate deacetylase, which encodes MKTFIINNLIVHGEKETYKNGYIKVVDGKIAEVGPVSQYKQDDDAKVITLSPDYQVIPGAIDIHIHGASNSDAMDATHEALSTMAETLPKEGTTSFLATTMTQSTEAIESALLNAGKYIENQTQEHAEIVGIHLEGPFISPARKGAQPEEYIIDPDVTLFKRWQEMAENQIKLVTLAPEQPNGLDLAAHLRGTGVVASIGHSDATYDQIDEAIQAGTTHVTHLYNGMRGLHHREPGVLGAAYLRDELYVELISDGIHCRSEMVKLAYNQITSERMILITDSLRAKWLEKGTYDLGGQPVYVNETKATLSNGTLAGSILKMNDAIKNTLEYTDCSMTDIIKMTAENPAKQLRIFDRKGSIQVGKDADLVILNDRLDVEMTFCRGNLAFKKENV
- a CDS encoding GntR family transcriptional regulator; translated protein: MIDKNSPLPIYFQIEEQIKRQIENGEFHAHDALPSEREYAEQFEISRMTVRQAINNLVNDGYLYRQKGRGTFVADKKLEQQLNGLTSFTEDMKARGLNPSSKLLSFEIIPADKKIASELNISIYAPVYEIKRIRLADDVPMALETVYMSANLIKGLTEEIINLSLYQYVENYVKLKIDYATQTLESSIASELEVTHLAIPKHSPILFIQRHTFLIDGTPLEYVKSAYRADRYKFTITISR
- the nagB gene encoding glucosamine-6-phosphate deaminase — its product is MKIIQVQDYMEMSRTAAEIVTGKVKANPNIKLGLATGGTPKGMYDNLIEDHVRNHTSYENVTSFNLDEYIGLKPNDPNSYHYYMDDSLFTHININKERTHLPNGTADDTNGECKRYDEMIDSVGGIDLQILGIGQNGHIGFNEPGTSFTSGTHVVTLEDSTRQANARYFDSIDEVPTHAVTMGISTIMKSKEILLLISGEEKAETLKKLIHGDISEEFPASILKKHNSVTIIADQKALSGVIIP
- a CDS encoding SIS domain-containing protein — encoded protein: MNSYFEEVQALLTIVGEQEKQSIKESVEHISKAVMSDGIIHLFGSGHSHILTEEVFYRAGGLAAIRPIFVEDLMLFKGASRSSQLERQNDLSEKFMHDEDIRPGDVCIVISSSGVNPVPIDVATIAKEKGAFVIGLTSPEYAKSCPSRHKQKHYLHDVVDLVIDNHISKGDTLLKSNNISFGSGSTVIGAVLLNMIFTQVIQTIIESGKTPPVFLSSNIEGADEHNQKIIAKYKTRIPQL
- the nagE gene encoding N-acetylglucosamine-specific PTS transporter subunit IIBC — translated: MLNFLQKIGKALMLPIAVLPAAALLLRLGQPDLLNIPFMAASGQAIFDNLAILFALGIAIGLSKDGSGAAALAGLVGYFVLTNGTQAINKDINMAVLGGIISGIVAALLYNRYSEIRLPEWLGFFSGKRFVPIITSLAMIILAAIFGFVWPPIQDVINSVGDWITGAGALGAGVFGVLNRLLLPVGLHHVLNSMVWFVFGEYNGATGDINRFFAGDPTAGPFMTGFFPIMMFGLPAAALAMIAAAKKEKRKLVTGMLVGLAFTSFLTGITEPIEFLFMFIAPVLYVIHALLTGVSLALAVILDIHHGFGFSAGAIDYFLNFGIAQKPLWLIPIGLVYAAVYFVIFYFVIKIMDLKTPGREDDEEEVEEETIVKTGDKYTDMGSLFIQDLGGKENIKLIDNCATRLRLQVADSGNVNEAALKRHGARGVMKLNKSSVQVIVGTNVEFVANAMKQLVKNGVDPSQVKTSPSAQVAEDRMEENQALGANDFVLPIEGNVLPIDQVPDQVFAMKMMGDGFAIEPVNGKLVSPIDGEVLSIFPTNHALGLKMDNGLEILIHVGLDTVKLNGEGFTSLVQEGQRITKGTPLLEIDLDFIKRNAPSTVTPIIFTNLPEGTAVKLQKSGIQKQNTPDIIQLEKL